The Terriglobia bacterium genome has a window encoding:
- a CDS encoding dienelactone hydrolase family protein, with protein sequence MRTTLVLTFLVLFTASLIAAEGKQVSYKSGDDTVQGMLYTPSGGKAPFPALVVIHEWWGLNDWVKEEASKLADQGYVTLAVDLYRGKVADNPDLAHELMRGLPEDRAIRDLLAATTFLRSLKHVNPDKIGSIGWCFGGGMSNTLALNDPRLVAAVINYGHLATDKDSLSKIHASILGIFGGKDRGIPVDDVRKYEATLKELGKTVQIVIYPEAGHAFENPNNKQGYRADDAADAWKKTVEFLAAKLKK encoded by the coding sequence ATGCGTACGACTCTGGTTCTGACGTTCCTGGTGCTGTTCACAGCCAGCCTGATCGCGGCCGAGGGGAAACAGGTTTCCTACAAGAGCGGCGACGACACCGTGCAGGGCATGCTCTACACGCCGAGCGGCGGCAAGGCACCGTTCCCCGCGCTGGTGGTCATCCACGAGTGGTGGGGCCTGAACGACTGGGTCAAGGAAGAGGCCTCGAAGCTCGCCGACCAGGGATACGTCACCCTGGCCGTGGACCTGTACCGCGGCAAGGTGGCCGACAATCCCGACCTGGCTCATGAACTGATGCGCGGCTTGCCCGAGGACCGCGCCATCCGCGACCTGCTGGCCGCAACCACCTTCCTGCGCTCCCTGAAGCACGTGAATCCCGACAAGATCGGCTCCATCGGATGGTGTTTTGGCGGCGGCATGTCGAACACCCTCGCTTTGAACGATCCCAGGCTGGTGGCGGCGGTCATCAACTACGGCCACCTCGCCACCGACAAGGATTCGCTCTCGAAGATTCACGCCTCGATCCTCGGCATCTTCGGCGGCAAGGACCGCGGTATTCCCGTGGACGACGTCAGGAAGTACGAAGCCACGCTCAAGGAGCTGGGCAAGACCGTGCAGATCGTCATCTATCCGGAGGCGGGACACGCCTTCGAGAATCCCAACAATAAGCAGGGCTACCGCGCCGACGACGCCGCGGACGCGTGGAAGAAGACGGTGGAATTTCTGGCGGCGAAGCTGAAGAAATAG
- a CDS encoding protein kinase: MIGQTISHYHILNRLGGGGMGVVYEAEDVKLGRRVALKFLSEDMERDGAALERFQREARAASALNHPNICTIYEIDEYEHRHFMAMELLEGESLDRLVAGRPLALDLLLELAIQIAEALDAAHAKGIVHRDIKPGNIFITAHNRAKVLDFGLAKLTPKAVADVVGATAAPSGVPTIASEHLTSPGSAVGTIAYMSPEQARGETLDARTDLFSFGSVLYEMATGVLPFKGTTTAVIFDQILNRDPVPPLRLNPELPPELESIIRKALEKDRDVRYQSAAEMRADLKRLKRDTDSGRSAVVSGAVRRDSSAKIIAAELRRSGSALTVGTGIFLIVAAVITYGLYKLVTARKTTEAPAATATTGALSFQNMRLARITDSGKATQVAISGDGRYIVHATDEGGQQSLWVRQVATGSNVQIVPPAEVLYSGATFSPDGNYIYFVRSDRKQQAYSYLMKVPVLGGDAQQIRFDVDTAVSFSPDGKQIAYERGFLERGEITLYVANADGSGERALATRRNPSSFTGTGPAWSPDGKVIAASVFEFSGGGLSGIVAVSVADGSMKKIYTHYGVIGRVSWLPDGSGLLIGAIDLSKGPQGQIWYVPYPGGTPQRLTNDLNDYDTCCVSLTADGKQLAVIENERMPNVWLGAAKDLKHITQITSGRSDGFNVSWLLGKIVYTNRAGEIWVAEENGSNPRRVSPPDHITGNAEGCGDGKHILYQRATSAGVSVWRMDADGANPTQLTHDRLDQSISCSPDGTWTTYGSIDTGKFKHFRMPVMGGEPTQISFDNETATGGAPISPDGKAIAYPMLEGEGIPKTMGVVRSMEGNRLIAKGELPQSMGAARWAPDGKAFDMVLTRNGVSNIFRLPVGAGLDKLKPITDFKEGRIYSFAWSWDGKKMVLGRGPQTRDVVLISNFRQ, encoded by the coding sequence TTGATCGGGCAGACCATCTCGCACTACCACATCCTCAATCGCCTCGGCGGCGGAGGAATGGGAGTGGTCTACGAGGCTGAGGACGTCAAGCTCGGCCGGCGTGTGGCCCTGAAGTTCCTCTCCGAAGATATGGAGCGGGATGGCGCCGCGCTGGAGCGCTTCCAGCGCGAAGCCCGCGCCGCCTCGGCGCTCAACCATCCCAACATCTGCACGATCTACGAGATCGACGAGTACGAGCACCGCCACTTCATGGCGATGGAGCTGCTGGAGGGCGAGTCGCTGGACCGGCTGGTCGCCGGGCGCCCGCTGGCGCTGGATCTGCTGCTCGAGCTGGCCATCCAGATCGCCGAAGCGCTGGACGCGGCCCACGCCAAGGGCATCGTGCACCGCGACATCAAGCCGGGAAACATCTTCATCACGGCGCACAATCGGGCGAAGGTGCTGGACTTCGGTCTGGCCAAGCTGACGCCCAAGGCGGTGGCCGACGTGGTGGGGGCGACGGCCGCGCCCAGCGGCGTCCCCACGATCGCCAGCGAACACCTGACCAGTCCCGGCTCGGCCGTGGGCACGATCGCTTACATGAGTCCGGAGCAGGCGCGCGGCGAGACGCTCGATGCCCGGACCGACCTGTTCTCCTTCGGCTCGGTGCTCTACGAGATGGCGACGGGCGTGCTTCCTTTCAAGGGCACGACCACCGCGGTCATCTTCGACCAGATCCTGAACCGCGATCCGGTGCCGCCGCTGCGGCTGAATCCGGAGCTTCCGCCGGAGCTGGAGAGCATCATCCGCAAGGCGCTGGAGAAGGACCGCGACGTGCGCTACCAGTCGGCGGCGGAGATGCGCGCCGACCTGAAGCGGCTGAAGCGGGACACCGACTCCGGCCGTTCTGCCGTGGTGAGCGGCGCGGTGCGGCGCGACTCCAGCGCCAAGATCATTGCGGCGGAACTGAGGCGCAGCGGCTCGGCGCTGACCGTCGGCACGGGCATCTTCCTCATTGTCGCGGCGGTGATCACATACGGTTTGTACAAGCTGGTCACGGCGCGGAAAACGACGGAAGCACCCGCGGCGACCGCGACAACCGGCGCGCTGAGCTTCCAGAACATGCGGCTGGCGCGTATCACCGACAGCGGCAAGGCGACGCAGGTGGCGATCTCGGGCGACGGCCGCTACATCGTGCACGCCACCGATGAAGGAGGGCAGCAGAGCCTGTGGGTGCGACAGGTGGCCACTGGGAGCAACGTGCAGATCGTTCCGCCGGCCGAAGTGCTGTATAGCGGCGCCACCTTCTCGCCCGACGGCAACTATATCTACTTCGTGCGCTCCGACCGGAAGCAGCAGGCCTATAGCTACTTGATGAAGGTACCGGTGCTGGGCGGCGATGCGCAGCAGATTCGCTTCGACGTGGACACAGCGGTCTCGTTCTCTCCCGACGGGAAGCAGATCGCCTACGAGCGCGGGTTTTTGGAGCGGGGCGAGATCACACTGTACGTCGCCAATGCCGACGGGAGCGGGGAGCGCGCCCTGGCCACCCGGCGCAACCCCAGTTCCTTCACGGGGACTGGCCCCGCGTGGTCGCCGGACGGCAAGGTGATCGCGGCCTCGGTGTTCGAGTTCTCTGGTGGCGGGCTGAGCGGGATCGTTGCGGTCTCGGTCGCGGACGGTTCAATGAAGAAGATCTACACGCACTACGGCGTCATCGGCCGCGTCTCTTGGCTGCCGGATGGGTCCGGCTTGCTGATCGGGGCGATCGACCTGTCCAAGGGACCGCAGGGCCAGATCTGGTATGTGCCGTATCCCGGAGGGACGCCGCAGCGGTTGACCAATGACCTCAACGATTACGACACCTGCTGCGTGAGCCTTACCGCTGACGGCAAGCAACTCGCCGTCATCGAGAACGAGCGCATGCCCAACGTGTGGCTGGGAGCGGCAAAGGACTTGAAGCACATCACCCAGATCACCTCCGGCCGGTCGGACGGGTTTAACGTCTCGTGGCTGCTGGGCAAGATCGTGTACACGAATCGTGCCGGCGAGATCTGGGTGGCGGAGGAAAACGGCAGTAACCCGCGCCGCGTGTCGCCCCCCGACCACATCACGGGCAACGCCGAGGGGTGCGGCGACGGCAAGCACATCCTGTACCAGCGTGCGACGTCGGCCGGCGTGTCGGTTTGGCGCATGGATGCGGATGGCGCCAATCCCACCCAACTCACGCACGACCGCTTAGACCAGTCCATCAGTTGCTCGCCCGACGGCACGTGGACGACTTACGGGTCGATCGATACGGGCAAGTTCAAACATTTCCGGATGCCGGTAATGGGAGGCGAGCCGACCCAGATCAGCTTCGACAACGAAACCGCGACGGGAGGCGCCCCCATCTCGCCGGATGGTAAGGCAATCGCATATCCTATGCTGGAGGGTGAAGGCATCCCCAAGACCATGGGAGTTGTGCGGTCCATGGAGGGCAACAGGCTGATCGCCAAAGGGGAACTTCCGCAGAGCATGGGCGCCGCGCGCTGGGCGCCGGACGGCAAGGCGTTCGACATGGTGCTCACGCGCAATGGAGTCTCGAACATCTTTCGGTTGCCTGTGGGCGCCGGGCTGGACAAGCTGAAGCCGATCACGGATTTCAAAGAGGGACGCATCTACAGCTTCGCCTGGTCCTGGGACGGGAAGAAGATGGTGCTCGGCCGTGGGCCCCAGACCCGCGACGTGGTGCTGATCAGCAATTTCCGCCAGTAG